Genomic DNA from Acidobacteriota bacterium:
TTGTCTTCCCGCTGGCCACCGCCACTTCAACCTGCCGCAACACCGTTACGATCTGCTCTGGTTTGTACCTCTGCATCGGCATATTCAAATACCTCCTTCATGAGATTCTCTCTCACTTCGGCTGGTATCGAAATCGCCGGGCAGGTCACCATCGCCTGGTATGATGCGGTCAGCAGTTCTCACCAAACTGTCTGGAATCATGTGCACTCCAGTTATTCCCAGCGCATCCCGCATCTCGTGCAGGTACCGGAGCTTGCGGAAGATATCGCCGGTCTTCCCGCGCTCCAGCACATCGCGCGACACTTGAAGGCGCAACAGCTGCCTGTCTAGACCATTTTTACAGTTGATGTATCAGAGCCCCGACCGCCAGGGAGGGGGCACGCACAGTGGTCTGTGATATTCGGCTAGCCTGCCCCCTCCCTGGCGGTCGGGGCTCTGATTGCTCTACAGCGAACGCGAGAGGGAGTAGCCGGCCCAGGCCAGGGCGATGCCACCGATGTTGGAGATGCCGATGTTCAGCGCGGCCCAGACCCACTGACCATCCCGAAACATCGTCAGGGTTTGCACAGAGTATGCGGAGAAGGTAGTGAAGCCGCCGAGAAATCCCGTCATCAACGCGATACGCAATACGGTGTCGGCCTGAGATTGCGGAGCATCGGATCGACCGGTGAGAAAGTGGAA
This window encodes:
- the crcB gene encoding fluoride efflux transporter CrcB, which codes for MSTILSIAFAGVIGVLLRYFLSSWIDERVSGYVPWGTLLVNLTGCFAAGFLFHFLTGRSDAPQSQADTVLRIALMTGFLGGFTTFSAYSVQTLTMFRDGQWVWAALNIGISNIGGIALAWAGYSLSRSL